Proteins from one Ahaetulla prasina isolate Xishuangbanna chromosome 2, ASM2864084v1, whole genome shotgun sequence genomic window:
- the LOC131190598 gene encoding uncharacterized protein LOC131190598: MPVAEGFGVGYMYIVLGLLGRLHATTCLLDPCPSWLVLATREVTRGWLQGIINASLVEGVFPAALKEAVVRPLLKKPSLDPAILGNYRPVSNLRFVAKVVESVVAWQLPQYLDEAVYLDPFQSGFRPGHSTETALVALVDDLWRARDRGCSSALVLLDLSAAFDTIDHGILLHRLEGLGVGGTVYRWFSSYLSDRSQTVLTGGQRSTARRLTCGVPQGSILSPLLFNIYMKPLGEVISGLGVLLDGRLSFDDHLAAVSRRAFYQVRLVRQLRPFLDRDALCTVTHALVTSRLDYCNALYMGLPLKCTRRLQLVQNAAARVIVGATRCSHVTPILRGLHWLPVVFRVRFKILVTTFKALHGLGPGYLRDRLLLPHASHRPVRSHREGLLRVPSAKQCRLAAPRGRAFSVGAPTLWNELPPGLRQVPDLRTFRRELKTHLFIQAG; the protein is encoded by the exons ATGCCTGTTGCAGAAGGCTTTGGAGTTGGGTACATGTATATTGTATTGG ggttgctggggcggttacatgcgaccacatgtttactggacccgtgtccctcctggttagtactggctactcgggaggtgacacgaggctggctccagggaattataaatgcttctttggtggaaggggttttccccgccgccttgaaagaggcggtggtgagacccctcctcaagaagccttccctggatccagctattttggggaattaccgtccagtctccaaccttcgctttgtggcgaaggttgtagagagtgtggttgcatggcagcttccccagtacctggatgaagccgtctatctagacccgttccagtccggtttccggcccggtcatagtacagagacagctttggtcgcgttggtggatgacctctggagggccagggataggggttgttcctctgccctggtcctattagatctctcagcggcttttgataccatcgaccatggtatcctgctgcaccggttggaggggttgggagtgggaggcaccgtttatcggtggttctcctcctatctctctgaccggtcgcagacggtgttgacaggggggcagagatcgaccgcgaggcgcctcacttgtggggtgccgcaggggtcgattctctcgcctctcctgttcaacatctatatgaagccgttgggtgaggtcatcagtggt ttgggcgtcctcctggatgggcggctgtcgtttgatgatcatttggcggccgtctccaggagggctttttaccaagtacgcttggtccgccagttgcgccccttccttgaccgggatgccttatgcacggtcactcacgctcttgtcacttcccgtttggattattgcaatgctctctacatggggctgcccttgaagtgcacccggaggctgcagctagtccagaatgcagctgcgcgggtaatagtgggagcaactcgttgctcccatgtaacaccaatcctgcgcggcttgcactggcttcctgtggtctttcgggtgcgctttaagattttggtcaccaccttcaaagcgctccatggcttagggcccgggtacttacgggaccgcctgctgttaccgcatgcctcccaccgacccgtacgctctcacagagagggtcttctcagggtgccgtccgccaaacaatgtcggctggcggcccccaggggaagggccttctctgtgggagctcctacgctctggaacgaacttcctcctggactacgtcaagtgcctgatcttcggacctttcgccgtgagctgaaaacgcatttatttattcaagcggga